Proteins encoded together in one Drosophila gunungcola strain Sukarami chromosome 2R unlocalized genomic scaffold, Dgunungcola_SK_2 000013F, whole genome shotgun sequence window:
- the LOC128256032 gene encoding resistance to inhibitors of cholinesterase protein 3 isoform X11 → MPATATSKQRPPVVDEGMTPKKTALIIVTVIGCIAILWPKVFHPMMFGGVPPPKPSLKDQRAAPGGLRQERPAHLHPESIYQAMRERGRAIPATPTVPIVERKTSPSNPPPRIVDGRPGPIPGMRPPMGAGALHQPQQRGGSSMGFLMPLYTIGIVVFFGYTLMKIMFKKQGPNDPYGQAPPNPAFRQEVFGQQNHSQVEDLGNSKLGWREHQTRAAAIAAAAMKPPVAKDTEKELLNASLSATEVASSLSTSLKNHQAQKEAEQLMEIEKLRQKLESTERAMAQLVAEMNTDQYEAKKNDNEITREQLDKQNILSNGHASTDTDQNPETAAKGGGARKRRDLSAERELTCKLEENLPEPQSIYLEGALAHESQILVADSQIKREEVYDSELNGSAEEPAIILSSRMTLSLINLDANQQNGNAGKSTVESPLADDIEIIGHDEQ, encoded by the exons ATGCCCGCAACAGCCACGTCGAAGCAGCGACCTCCCGTCGTCGACGAGGGAATGACCCCCAAGAAAACTGCCCTGATCATCGTCACCGTGATCGGATGCATTGCCATTCTGTGGCCAAAGGTCTTCCATCCGATGATGTTCGGAGGGGTGCCGCCACCCAAGCCAAGCCTCAAGGATCAGCGCGCAGCACCCGGCG GTCTGCGCCAGGAGCGTCCAGCCCACCTGCATCCGGAATCCATATATCAGGCCATGCGGGAGCGGGGTCGCGCCATTCCCGCCACGCCCACAGTGCCGATCGTGGAGCGGAAAACCTCACCCAGCAATCCGCCTCCGCGGATCGTGGACGGACGG CCTGGACCTATTCCTGGTATGCGTCCGCCCATGGGAGCCGGAGCACTGCATCAACCTCAGCAAAGGGGTGGCAGTAGCATGGGTTTCCTGATGCCACTTTACACGATCGGAATCGTAGTGTTCTTCGGCTACACATTAATGAAG ATAATGTTCAAGAAACAAGGTCCCAACGATCCGTACGGACAAGCACCGCCGAATCCTGCCTTCCGCCAGGAGGTCTTCGGACAACAGAACCACAGTCAGGTGGAGGACTTGGGCAACAGCAAATTGG GCTGGCGAGAGCATCAGACAA GAGCCGCTGCaatcgccgccgccgccatGAAGCCGCCGGTCGCCAAGGACACCGAAAAGGAGCTGCTAAACGCCAGTCTGTCGGCCACCGAGGTGGCCAGCAGCTTGTCCACCTCGCTGAAGAACCACCAGGCGCAGAAGGAGGCCGAGCAGCTGATGGAGATCGAGAAGCTGCGCCAGAAGCTCGAGAGCACGGAGCGGGCAATGGCCCAGTTGGTGGCCGAAATGAACACCGATCAGTATGAGGCAAAG AAAAACGACAACGAAATAACGAGAGAGCAACTAGACAAGCAGAACATCCTTTCCAACGGACATGCAAGCACCGACACCGACCAAAATCCGGAGACAGCGGCGAAGGGAGGCGGAGCCAGGAAACGCCGGGATCTGAGCGCTGAGCGGGAACTTACG TGCAAATTGGAAGAAAATTTGCCAGAACCGCAGTCCATTTACTTGGAAGGCGCTTTGGCACATGAGTCTCAGATTTTGGTGGCCGACTCCCAAATCAAACGTGAAGAGGTCTACGACTCCGAGCTTAATGGATCAGCCGAGGAACCAGCC ATCATTCTTAGCAGCAGAATGACATTGTCATTGATTAATTTGGACGCAAATCaacaaaatggaaatgcaGGCAAATCCACAGTGGAAAGTCCTCTGGCTGATGACATCGAAATAATTGGACACGACGAGCAGTAG
- the LOC128256032 gene encoding uncharacterized protein LOC128256032 isoform X1, with protein sequence MPATATSKQRPPVVDEGMTPKKTALIIVTVIGCIAILWPKVFHPMMFGGVPPPKPSLKDQRAAPGGCCDVVLDREQFMNVSKKDTIEPFGPHLYRKQINAYTGEISLRQERPAHLHPESIYQAMRERGRAIPATPTVPIVERKTSPSNPPPRIVDGRPGPIPGMRPPMGAGALHQPQQRGGSSMGFLMPLYTIGIVVFFGYTLMKIMFKKQGPNDPYGQAPPNPAFRQEVFGQQNHSQVEDLGNSKLGWREHQTRAAAIAAAAMKPPVAKDTEKELLNASLSATEVASSLSTSLKNHQAQKEAEQLMEIEKLRQKLESTERAMAQLVAEMNTDQYEAKKNDNEITREQLDKQNILSNGHASTDTDQNPETAAKGGGARKRRDLSAERELTVLGMELTASCEGGHKWTGRPPTPVFRAPSEHCKLEENLPEPQSIYLEGALAHESQILVADSQIKREEVYDSELNGSAEEPAIILSSRMTLSLINLDANQQNGNAGKSTVESPLADDIEIIGHDEQ encoded by the exons ATGCCCGCAACAGCCACGTCGAAGCAGCGACCTCCCGTCGTCGACGAGGGAATGACCCCCAAGAAAACTGCCCTGATCATCGTCACCGTGATCGGATGCATTGCCATTCTGTGGCCAAAGGTCTTCCATCCGATGATGTTCGGAGGGGTGCCGCCACCCAAGCCAAGCCTCAAGGATCAGCGCGCAGCACCCGGCG GATGTTGTGATGTCGTGCTTGACAGAGAGCAGTTCATGAATGTTTCGAAGAAGGATACCATCGAGCCCTTTGGTCCGCATTTGTACCGCAAACAAATTAATGCTTACACGGGCGAAATAA GTCTGCGCCAGGAGCGTCCAGCCCACCTGCATCCGGAATCCATATATCAGGCCATGCGGGAGCGGGGTCGCGCCATTCCCGCCACGCCCACAGTGCCGATCGTGGAGCGGAAAACCTCACCCAGCAATCCGCCTCCGCGGATCGTGGACGGACGG CCTGGACCTATTCCTGGTATGCGTCCGCCCATGGGAGCCGGAGCACTGCATCAACCTCAGCAAAGGGGTGGCAGTAGCATGGGTTTCCTGATGCCACTTTACACGATCGGAATCGTAGTGTTCTTCGGCTACACATTAATGAAG ATAATGTTCAAGAAACAAGGTCCCAACGATCCGTACGGACAAGCACCGCCGAATCCTGCCTTCCGCCAGGAGGTCTTCGGACAACAGAACCACAGTCAGGTGGAGGACTTGGGCAACAGCAAATTGG GCTGGCGAGAGCATCAGACAA GAGCCGCTGCaatcgccgccgccgccatGAAGCCGCCGGTCGCCAAGGACACCGAAAAGGAGCTGCTAAACGCCAGTCTGTCGGCCACCGAGGTGGCCAGCAGCTTGTCCACCTCGCTGAAGAACCACCAGGCGCAGAAGGAGGCCGAGCAGCTGATGGAGATCGAGAAGCTGCGCCAGAAGCTCGAGAGCACGGAGCGGGCAATGGCCCAGTTGGTGGCCGAAATGAACACCGATCAGTATGAGGCAAAG AAAAACGACAACGAAATAACGAGAGAGCAACTAGACAAGCAGAACATCCTTTCCAACGGACATGCAAGCACCGACACCGACCAAAATCCGGAGACAGCGGCGAAGGGAGGCGGAGCCAGGAAACGCCGGGATCTGAGCGCTGAGCGGGAACTTACG GTACTGGGCATGGAGTTAACAGCCAGTTGCGAGGGCGGCCACAAGTGGACCGGTCGCCCTCCAACGCCTGTTTTCCGAGCGCCAAGCGAACAT TGCAAATTGGAAGAAAATTTGCCAGAACCGCAGTCCATTTACTTGGAAGGCGCTTTGGCACATGAGTCTCAGATTTTGGTGGCCGACTCCCAAATCAAACGTGAAGAGGTCTACGACTCCGAGCTTAATGGATCAGCCGAGGAACCAGCC ATCATTCTTAGCAGCAGAATGACATTGTCATTGATTAATTTGGACGCAAATCaacaaaatggaaatgcaGGCAAATCCACAGTGGAAAGTCCTCTGGCTGATGACATCGAAATAATTGGACACGACGAGCAGTAG
- the LOC128256032 gene encoding uncharacterized protein LOC128256032 isoform X3, with the protein MPATATSKQRPPVVDEGMTPKKTALIIVTVIGCIAILWPKVFHPMMFGGVPPPKPSLKDQRAAPGGCCDVVLDREQFMNVSKKDTIEPFGPHLYRKQINAYTGEISLRQERPAHLHPESIYQAMRERGRAIPATPTVPIVERKTSPSNPPPRIVDGRPGPIPGMRPPMGAGALHQPQQRGGSSMGFLMPLYTIGIVVFFGYTLMKIMFKKQGPNDPYGQAPPNPAFRQEVFGQQNHSQVEDLGNSKLGWREHQTRAAAIAAAAMKPPVAKDTEKELLNASLSATEVASSLSTSLKNHQAQKEAEQLMEIEKLRQKLESTERAMAQLVAEMNTDQYEAKKNDNEITREQLDKQNILSNGHASTDTDQNPETAAKGGGARKRRDLSAERELTCKLEENLPEPQSIYLEGALAHESQILVADSQIKREEVYDSELNGSAEEPAIILSSRMTLSLINLDANQQNGNAGKSTVESPLADDIEIIGHDEQ; encoded by the exons ATGCCCGCAACAGCCACGTCGAAGCAGCGACCTCCCGTCGTCGACGAGGGAATGACCCCCAAGAAAACTGCCCTGATCATCGTCACCGTGATCGGATGCATTGCCATTCTGTGGCCAAAGGTCTTCCATCCGATGATGTTCGGAGGGGTGCCGCCACCCAAGCCAAGCCTCAAGGATCAGCGCGCAGCACCCGGCG GATGTTGTGATGTCGTGCTTGACAGAGAGCAGTTCATGAATGTTTCGAAGAAGGATACCATCGAGCCCTTTGGTCCGCATTTGTACCGCAAACAAATTAATGCTTACACGGGCGAAATAA GTCTGCGCCAGGAGCGTCCAGCCCACCTGCATCCGGAATCCATATATCAGGCCATGCGGGAGCGGGGTCGCGCCATTCCCGCCACGCCCACAGTGCCGATCGTGGAGCGGAAAACCTCACCCAGCAATCCGCCTCCGCGGATCGTGGACGGACGG CCTGGACCTATTCCTGGTATGCGTCCGCCCATGGGAGCCGGAGCACTGCATCAACCTCAGCAAAGGGGTGGCAGTAGCATGGGTTTCCTGATGCCACTTTACACGATCGGAATCGTAGTGTTCTTCGGCTACACATTAATGAAG ATAATGTTCAAGAAACAAGGTCCCAACGATCCGTACGGACAAGCACCGCCGAATCCTGCCTTCCGCCAGGAGGTCTTCGGACAACAGAACCACAGTCAGGTGGAGGACTTGGGCAACAGCAAATTGG GCTGGCGAGAGCATCAGACAA GAGCCGCTGCaatcgccgccgccgccatGAAGCCGCCGGTCGCCAAGGACACCGAAAAGGAGCTGCTAAACGCCAGTCTGTCGGCCACCGAGGTGGCCAGCAGCTTGTCCACCTCGCTGAAGAACCACCAGGCGCAGAAGGAGGCCGAGCAGCTGATGGAGATCGAGAAGCTGCGCCAGAAGCTCGAGAGCACGGAGCGGGCAATGGCCCAGTTGGTGGCCGAAATGAACACCGATCAGTATGAGGCAAAG AAAAACGACAACGAAATAACGAGAGAGCAACTAGACAAGCAGAACATCCTTTCCAACGGACATGCAAGCACCGACACCGACCAAAATCCGGAGACAGCGGCGAAGGGAGGCGGAGCCAGGAAACGCCGGGATCTGAGCGCTGAGCGGGAACTTACG TGCAAATTGGAAGAAAATTTGCCAGAACCGCAGTCCATTTACTTGGAAGGCGCTTTGGCACATGAGTCTCAGATTTTGGTGGCCGACTCCCAAATCAAACGTGAAGAGGTCTACGACTCCGAGCTTAATGGATCAGCCGAGGAACCAGCC ATCATTCTTAGCAGCAGAATGACATTGTCATTGATTAATTTGGACGCAAATCaacaaaatggaaatgcaGGCAAATCCACAGTGGAAAGTCCTCTGGCTGATGACATCGAAATAATTGGACACGACGAGCAGTAG
- the LOC128256032 gene encoding uncharacterized protein LOC128256032 isoform X2 has product MPATATSKQRPPVVDEGMTPKKTALIIVTVIGCIAILWPKVFHPMMFGGVPPPKPSLKDQRAAPGGCCDVVLDREQFMNVSKKDTIEPFGPHLYRKQINAYTGEISLRQERPAHLHPESIYQAMRERGRAIPATPTVPIVERKTSPSNPPPRIVDGRPGPIPGMRPPMGAGALHQPQQRGGSSMGFLMPLYTIGIVVFFGYTLMKIMFKKQGPNDPYGQAPPNPAFRQEVFGQQNHSQVEDLGNSKLGAAAIAAAAMKPPVAKDTEKELLNASLSATEVASSLSTSLKNHQAQKEAEQLMEIEKLRQKLESTERAMAQLVAEMNTDQYEAKKNDNEITREQLDKQNILSNGHASTDTDQNPETAAKGGGARKRRDLSAERELTVLGMELTASCEGGHKWTGRPPTPVFRAPSEHCKLEENLPEPQSIYLEGALAHESQILVADSQIKREEVYDSELNGSAEEPAIILSSRMTLSLINLDANQQNGNAGKSTVESPLADDIEIIGHDEQ; this is encoded by the exons ATGCCCGCAACAGCCACGTCGAAGCAGCGACCTCCCGTCGTCGACGAGGGAATGACCCCCAAGAAAACTGCCCTGATCATCGTCACCGTGATCGGATGCATTGCCATTCTGTGGCCAAAGGTCTTCCATCCGATGATGTTCGGAGGGGTGCCGCCACCCAAGCCAAGCCTCAAGGATCAGCGCGCAGCACCCGGCG GATGTTGTGATGTCGTGCTTGACAGAGAGCAGTTCATGAATGTTTCGAAGAAGGATACCATCGAGCCCTTTGGTCCGCATTTGTACCGCAAACAAATTAATGCTTACACGGGCGAAATAA GTCTGCGCCAGGAGCGTCCAGCCCACCTGCATCCGGAATCCATATATCAGGCCATGCGGGAGCGGGGTCGCGCCATTCCCGCCACGCCCACAGTGCCGATCGTGGAGCGGAAAACCTCACCCAGCAATCCGCCTCCGCGGATCGTGGACGGACGG CCTGGACCTATTCCTGGTATGCGTCCGCCCATGGGAGCCGGAGCACTGCATCAACCTCAGCAAAGGGGTGGCAGTAGCATGGGTTTCCTGATGCCACTTTACACGATCGGAATCGTAGTGTTCTTCGGCTACACATTAATGAAG ATAATGTTCAAGAAACAAGGTCCCAACGATCCGTACGGACAAGCACCGCCGAATCCTGCCTTCCGCCAGGAGGTCTTCGGACAACAGAACCACAGTCAGGTGGAGGACTTGGGCAACAGCAAATTGG GAGCCGCTGCaatcgccgccgccgccatGAAGCCGCCGGTCGCCAAGGACACCGAAAAGGAGCTGCTAAACGCCAGTCTGTCGGCCACCGAGGTGGCCAGCAGCTTGTCCACCTCGCTGAAGAACCACCAGGCGCAGAAGGAGGCCGAGCAGCTGATGGAGATCGAGAAGCTGCGCCAGAAGCTCGAGAGCACGGAGCGGGCAATGGCCCAGTTGGTGGCCGAAATGAACACCGATCAGTATGAGGCAAAG AAAAACGACAACGAAATAACGAGAGAGCAACTAGACAAGCAGAACATCCTTTCCAACGGACATGCAAGCACCGACACCGACCAAAATCCGGAGACAGCGGCGAAGGGAGGCGGAGCCAGGAAACGCCGGGATCTGAGCGCTGAGCGGGAACTTACG GTACTGGGCATGGAGTTAACAGCCAGTTGCGAGGGCGGCCACAAGTGGACCGGTCGCCCTCCAACGCCTGTTTTCCGAGCGCCAAGCGAACAT TGCAAATTGGAAGAAAATTTGCCAGAACCGCAGTCCATTTACTTGGAAGGCGCTTTGGCACATGAGTCTCAGATTTTGGTGGCCGACTCCCAAATCAAACGTGAAGAGGTCTACGACTCCGAGCTTAATGGATCAGCCGAGGAACCAGCC ATCATTCTTAGCAGCAGAATGACATTGTCATTGATTAATTTGGACGCAAATCaacaaaatggaaatgcaGGCAAATCCACAGTGGAAAGTCCTCTGGCTGATGACATCGAAATAATTGGACACGACGAGCAGTAG
- the LOC128256032 gene encoding resistance to inhibitors of cholinesterase protein 3 isoform X4, protein MPATATSKQRPPVVDEGMTPKKTALIIVTVIGCIAILWPKVFHPMMFGGVPPPKPSLKDQRAAPGGLRQERPAHLHPESIYQAMRERGRAIPATPTVPIVERKTSPSNPPPRIVDGRPGPIPGMRPPMGAGALHQPQQRGGSSMGFLMPLYTIGIVVFFGYTLMKIMFKKQGPNDPYGQAPPNPAFRQEVFGQQNHSQVEDLGNSKLGWREHQTRAAAIAAAAMKPPVAKDTEKELLNASLSATEVASSLSTSLKNHQAQKEAEQLMEIEKLRQKLESTERAMAQLVAEMNTDQYEAKKNDNEITREQLDKQNILSNGHASTDTDQNPETAAKGGGARKRRDLSAERELTVLGMELTASCEGGHKWTGRPPTPVFRAPSEHCKLEENLPEPQSIYLEGALAHESQILVADSQIKREEVYDSELNGSAEEPAIILSSRMTLSLINLDANQQNGNAGKSTVESPLADDIEIIGHDEQ, encoded by the exons ATGCCCGCAACAGCCACGTCGAAGCAGCGACCTCCCGTCGTCGACGAGGGAATGACCCCCAAGAAAACTGCCCTGATCATCGTCACCGTGATCGGATGCATTGCCATTCTGTGGCCAAAGGTCTTCCATCCGATGATGTTCGGAGGGGTGCCGCCACCCAAGCCAAGCCTCAAGGATCAGCGCGCAGCACCCGGCG GTCTGCGCCAGGAGCGTCCAGCCCACCTGCATCCGGAATCCATATATCAGGCCATGCGGGAGCGGGGTCGCGCCATTCCCGCCACGCCCACAGTGCCGATCGTGGAGCGGAAAACCTCACCCAGCAATCCGCCTCCGCGGATCGTGGACGGACGG CCTGGACCTATTCCTGGTATGCGTCCGCCCATGGGAGCCGGAGCACTGCATCAACCTCAGCAAAGGGGTGGCAGTAGCATGGGTTTCCTGATGCCACTTTACACGATCGGAATCGTAGTGTTCTTCGGCTACACATTAATGAAG ATAATGTTCAAGAAACAAGGTCCCAACGATCCGTACGGACAAGCACCGCCGAATCCTGCCTTCCGCCAGGAGGTCTTCGGACAACAGAACCACAGTCAGGTGGAGGACTTGGGCAACAGCAAATTGG GCTGGCGAGAGCATCAGACAA GAGCCGCTGCaatcgccgccgccgccatGAAGCCGCCGGTCGCCAAGGACACCGAAAAGGAGCTGCTAAACGCCAGTCTGTCGGCCACCGAGGTGGCCAGCAGCTTGTCCACCTCGCTGAAGAACCACCAGGCGCAGAAGGAGGCCGAGCAGCTGATGGAGATCGAGAAGCTGCGCCAGAAGCTCGAGAGCACGGAGCGGGCAATGGCCCAGTTGGTGGCCGAAATGAACACCGATCAGTATGAGGCAAAG AAAAACGACAACGAAATAACGAGAGAGCAACTAGACAAGCAGAACATCCTTTCCAACGGACATGCAAGCACCGACACCGACCAAAATCCGGAGACAGCGGCGAAGGGAGGCGGAGCCAGGAAACGCCGGGATCTGAGCGCTGAGCGGGAACTTACG GTACTGGGCATGGAGTTAACAGCCAGTTGCGAGGGCGGCCACAAGTGGACCGGTCGCCCTCCAACGCCTGTTTTCCGAGCGCCAAGCGAACAT TGCAAATTGGAAGAAAATTTGCCAGAACCGCAGTCCATTTACTTGGAAGGCGCTTTGGCACATGAGTCTCAGATTTTGGTGGCCGACTCCCAAATCAAACGTGAAGAGGTCTACGACTCCGAGCTTAATGGATCAGCCGAGGAACCAGCC ATCATTCTTAGCAGCAGAATGACATTGTCATTGATTAATTTGGACGCAAATCaacaaaatggaaatgcaGGCAAATCCACAGTGGAAAGTCCTCTGGCTGATGACATCGAAATAATTGGACACGACGAGCAGTAG
- the LOC128256032 gene encoding uncharacterized protein LOC128256032 isoform X7, whose product MPATATSKQRPPVVDEGMTPKKTALIIVTVIGCIAILWPKVFHPMMFGGVPPPKPSLKDQRAAPGGLRQERPAHLHPESIYQAMRERGRAIPATPTVPIVERKTSPSNPPPRIVDGRPGPIPGMRPPMGAGALHQPQQRGGSSMGFLMPLYTIGIVVFFGYTLMKIMFKKQGPNDPYGQAPPNPAFRQEVFGQQNHSQVEDLGNSKLVVTAIQGLIDAADEQLNGQDKQRATSDTETDSNKKNDNEITREQLDKQNILSNGHASTDTDQNPETAAKGGGARKRRDLSAERELTVLGMELTASCEGGHKWTGRPPTPVFRAPSEHCKLEENLPEPQSIYLEGALAHESQILVADSQIKREEVYDSELNGSAEEPAIILSSRMTLSLINLDANQQNGNAGKSTVESPLADDIEIIGHDEQ is encoded by the exons ATGCCCGCAACAGCCACGTCGAAGCAGCGACCTCCCGTCGTCGACGAGGGAATGACCCCCAAGAAAACTGCCCTGATCATCGTCACCGTGATCGGATGCATTGCCATTCTGTGGCCAAAGGTCTTCCATCCGATGATGTTCGGAGGGGTGCCGCCACCCAAGCCAAGCCTCAAGGATCAGCGCGCAGCACCCGGCG GTCTGCGCCAGGAGCGTCCAGCCCACCTGCATCCGGAATCCATATATCAGGCCATGCGGGAGCGGGGTCGCGCCATTCCCGCCACGCCCACAGTGCCGATCGTGGAGCGGAAAACCTCACCCAGCAATCCGCCTCCGCGGATCGTGGACGGACGG CCTGGACCTATTCCTGGTATGCGTCCGCCCATGGGAGCCGGAGCACTGCATCAACCTCAGCAAAGGGGTGGCAGTAGCATGGGTTTCCTGATGCCACTTTACACGATCGGAATCGTAGTGTTCTTCGGCTACACATTAATGAAG ATAATGTTCAAGAAACAAGGTCCCAACGATCCGTACGGACAAGCACCGCCGAATCCTGCCTTCCGCCAGGAGGTCTTCGGACAACAGAACCACAGTCAGGTGGAGGACTTGGGCAACAGCAAATTGG TCGTTACGGCCATACAAGGTTTGATAGACGCGGCCGACGAGCAATTGAACGGCCAAGACAAGCAGAGGGCGACGAGCGATACTGAAACTGATTCGAATAAG AAAAACGACAACGAAATAACGAGAGAGCAACTAGACAAGCAGAACATCCTTTCCAACGGACATGCAAGCACCGACACCGACCAAAATCCGGAGACAGCGGCGAAGGGAGGCGGAGCCAGGAAACGCCGGGATCTGAGCGCTGAGCGGGAACTTACG GTACTGGGCATGGAGTTAACAGCCAGTTGCGAGGGCGGCCACAAGTGGACCGGTCGCCCTCCAACGCCTGTTTTCCGAGCGCCAAGCGAACAT TGCAAATTGGAAGAAAATTTGCCAGAACCGCAGTCCATTTACTTGGAAGGCGCTTTGGCACATGAGTCTCAGATTTTGGTGGCCGACTCCCAAATCAAACGTGAAGAGGTCTACGACTCCGAGCTTAATGGATCAGCCGAGGAACCAGCC ATCATTCTTAGCAGCAGAATGACATTGTCATTGATTAATTTGGACGCAAATCaacaaaatggaaatgcaGGCAAATCCACAGTGGAAAGTCCTCTGGCTGATGACATCGAAATAATTGGACACGACGAGCAGTAG
- the LOC128256032 gene encoding uncharacterized protein LOC128256032 isoform X9: MPATATSKQRPPVVDEGMTPKKTALIIVTVIGCIAILWPKVFHPMMFGGVPPPKPSLKDQRAAPGGCCDVVLDREQFMNVSKKDTIEPFGPHLYRKQINAYTGEISLRQERPAHLHPESIYQAMRERGRAIPATPTVPIVERKTSPSNPPPRIVDGRPGPIPGMRPPMGAGALHQPQQRGGSSMGFLMPLYTIGIVVFFGYTLMKIMFKKQGPNDPYGQAPPNPAFRQEVFGQQNHSQVEDLGNSKLGWREHQTRAAAIAAAAMKPPVAKDTEKELLNASLSATEVASSLSTSLKNHQAQKEAEQLMEIEKLRQKLESTERAMAQLVAEMNTDQYEAKMIAMKFLKRQPNF; the protein is encoded by the exons ATGCCCGCAACAGCCACGTCGAAGCAGCGACCTCCCGTCGTCGACGAGGGAATGACCCCCAAGAAAACTGCCCTGATCATCGTCACCGTGATCGGATGCATTGCCATTCTGTGGCCAAAGGTCTTCCATCCGATGATGTTCGGAGGGGTGCCGCCACCCAAGCCAAGCCTCAAGGATCAGCGCGCAGCACCCGGCG GATGTTGTGATGTCGTGCTTGACAGAGAGCAGTTCATGAATGTTTCGAAGAAGGATACCATCGAGCCCTTTGGTCCGCATTTGTACCGCAAACAAATTAATGCTTACACGGGCGAAATAA GTCTGCGCCAGGAGCGTCCAGCCCACCTGCATCCGGAATCCATATATCAGGCCATGCGGGAGCGGGGTCGCGCCATTCCCGCCACGCCCACAGTGCCGATCGTGGAGCGGAAAACCTCACCCAGCAATCCGCCTCCGCGGATCGTGGACGGACGG CCTGGACCTATTCCTGGTATGCGTCCGCCCATGGGAGCCGGAGCACTGCATCAACCTCAGCAAAGGGGTGGCAGTAGCATGGGTTTCCTGATGCCACTTTACACGATCGGAATCGTAGTGTTCTTCGGCTACACATTAATGAAG ATAATGTTCAAGAAACAAGGTCCCAACGATCCGTACGGACAAGCACCGCCGAATCCTGCCTTCCGCCAGGAGGTCTTCGGACAACAGAACCACAGTCAGGTGGAGGACTTGGGCAACAGCAAATTGG GCTGGCGAGAGCATCAGACAA GAGCCGCTGCaatcgccgccgccgccatGAAGCCGCCGGTCGCCAAGGACACCGAAAAGGAGCTGCTAAACGCCAGTCTGTCGGCCACCGAGGTGGCCAGCAGCTTGTCCACCTCGCTGAAGAACCACCAGGCGCAGAAGGAGGCCGAGCAGCTGATGGAGATCGAGAAGCTGCGCCAGAAGCTCGAGAGCACGGAGCGGGCAATGGCCCAGTTGGTGGCCGAAATGAACACCGATCAGTATGAGGCAAAG ATGATTGCCATGAAGTTTCTCAAGCGGCAGCCAAACTTCTAA